DNA from Aquaspirillum sp. LM1:
CGTTGCAGGTCCAGCAGTTCCTTCTTGGAGTAGCCGCTTTCTTCGCCGCTGGCCAAGAGGGCCATCTTGTCTTCCAGACGCTTGATCGATTGCTTGACCGTCTTGTAGTTGGTCAGCATGCCACCCAGCCAGCGGTGGTCAACAAACGGCACGCCAGCGCGCACGGCTTCTTCACGTACGATTTCGCGGGCCTGACGCTTGGTGCCCACAAACATCACGGTGCCCTTGTTGGCAGCCAGACGACGGATGTAGGTCTGCGCTTCCAGGAACAGCGGCAGGGTCTTTTCCAGGTTGATGATGTGGATCTTGTTGCGGCTGCCGAAGATGTACTGATTCATCTTCGGGTTCCAGAAACGGGTTTGATGGCCGAAGTGAACGCCGGCTTCCAGCATTTG
Protein-coding regions in this window:
- the rpsB gene encoding 30S ribosomal protein S2 gives rise to the protein MTTAVTMRQMLEAGVHFGHQTRFWNPKMNQYIFGSRNKIHIINLEKTLPLFLEAQTYIRRLAANKGTVMFVGTKRQAREIVREEAVRAGVPFVDHRWLGGMLTNYKTVKQSIKRLEDKMALLASGEESGYSKKELLDLQREVEKLERSLGGIREMKGLPDAIFVIDTGYQKGAVVEAKKLGIPVIGVVDTNNSPEGIDYVIPGNDDSSRAIRLYARGIADAVLEGRAQAIQEIVAAAAAAEQPVAAE